In Ornithorhynchus anatinus isolate Pmale09 chromosome 17, mOrnAna1.pri.v4, whole genome shotgun sequence, the following proteins share a genomic window:
- the PIGS gene encoding GPI transamidase component PIG-S — protein MAAAGAAGDPEKVRGKYAALSFATVAIVVGLPLWWKTTETYRASLPYSQISQLGDLRLQLTVPISVVFAKGALPIEAQRKLPYTDTQERKIPLNYKMTINCLFEKSYRNTIDQEEVALGLANVQEADAVLSLVQEAPEGMLTVYVVPEASSLLPQDVMGYVGKRRGAVVRGARGQQALALVEQRVQQVIQATSVTDDVLAAALADRLSGDKWSSDRRRPLKSSLGYEITFSLLNPDPRSHDVRWAIEGAVRHYVQPFLDKLRPAANFSVDSQILYYAMLGVTPRYDTASASYVLPVHSLPHVINPVEARLGSSAASLYPVLNFLLYVPDRSHSPLYIQDKDGAPVATNAFHSPRWGGIMIYNVDLSASNATELPVRVEVDMVRVMEVFLAQLRLLFGISQAQVPADFQLENPGNEGLAAWELDRLLWARTVENIATVATTLTSLAQLLDKIGNIVIKDDVASEVYQAVEAAQSAAAELEAGRLGPAFQASRTAVTSSERAFFDPSLLHLLYFPDDQKFAIYIPLFLPMAVPILLSLVKILREARQARKESLKTD, from the exons atggcggcggcgggggcggccggggatccag agaAGGTGCGGGGCAAGTACGCAGCGCTGTCATTCGCTACCGTGGCCATCGTGGTGGGGCTGCCCCTGTGGTGGAAGACGACGGAGACGTACCGGGCCTCCCTGCCCTACAGCCAGATCAGCCAGCTGGGCGACCTGCGG ctccagctGACTGTACCCATCTCAGTGGTCTTTGCCAAGGGGGCACTGcccattgaggcccagaggaagctgCCTTACACAGACACCCAGGAGAGAAAGATCCCCCTCAATT ACAAAATGACCATCAACTGCCTCTTTGAGAAGTCCTACCGGAACACCATAGACCAGGAGGAAGTGGCTCTGGGCCTCGCCAATGTGCAAG AGGCTGATGCTGTGTTATCACTGGTGCAGGAGGCCCCGGAGGGCATGCTGACTGTGTACGTGGTCCCCGAAGCCTCCTCGCTGCTCCCCCAG GACGTGATGGGCTACGTGGGGAAGCGGCGGGGCGCAGTGGTCCGGGGGGCGAGGGGCCAGCAGGCCCTGGCGCTGGTGGAGCAGCGGGTGCAGCAGGTGATCCAGGCCACGTCGGTCACCGACGACGTCCTTGCGGCCGCCCTGGCCGATCGCCTCTCTGGGGACAAGTGGAGCTCAGACCGCCGGCGGCCGCTCAAGTCCAGCCTGG GTTACGAGATCACCTTCAGCCTCCTGAACCCGGATCCCCGGTCCCACGACGTAAGATGGGCCATCGAGGGGGCGGTGCGCCATTACGTGCAGCCTTTTCTGGACAAGCTGCGGCCCGCCGCCAACTTCTCCGTGGACTCCCAG atCCTGTACTATGCGATGCTGGGGGTGACTCCCCGCTATGACACCGCCTCAGCCAGCTACGTACTGCCAGTTCACAGCCTCCCCCATGTCATCAACCCTGTGGAGGCCCGGCTGG GTTCCAGCGCTGCCTCTCTCTACCCGGTGCTCAACTTTCTCCTGTACGTCCCCGACCGATCCCATTCCCCTCTGTACATTCAAGACAAGGACGGAGCCCCCGTCGCCACCAACGCCTTCCACAGTCCCCGCTGGGGCGGAATCATG ATTTATAACGTGGACCTCAGTGCCAGCAATGCCACCGAGCTGCCCGTGCGGGTGGAGGTGGACATGGTGCGAGTGATGGAAGTGTTCCTGGCGCAGCTGCG gcTGCTCTTCGGGATCTCCCAGGCACAGGTGCCCGCCGACTTCCAGCTAGAGAACCCGGGGAACGAGGGGCTGGCGGCTTGGGAGCTGGACCGGCTGCTGTGGGCCCGGACCGTGGAGAATATTGCCACAGTGGCCACCACCCTGACTTCTCTGGCCCAGCTGCTGGACAAGATCGGGAACATTGTCATCAAGGACGATGTGGCCTCGGAG GTGTACCAGGCGGTGGAGGCGGCCCAGAGCGCAGCAGCAGAGCTAGAGGCGGGCCGGCTGGGCCCCGCCTTCCAGGCCAGCCGGACGGCGGTGACCTCATCAGAGAGGGCCTTCTTCGACCCCTCCCTCCTGCACCTGCTCTACTTCCCCGACGACCAGAAGTTCGCCATCTAcatccccctcttcctgcccatgGCCGTGCCCATCCTGCTGTCACTGGTGAAGATCCTCCGCGAAGCTCGGCAGGCCCGGAAGGAGTCCCTGAAGACGGACTGA